Proteins encoded by one window of Phenylobacterium soli:
- a CDS encoding sulfate/molybdate ABC transporter ATP-binding protein: MPVSSRKAASTEATPLALEIRGIAKAYGRFPALKDVSLQARDKEFLALLGPSGSGKTTLLRVLAGLEEPDAGEVRFGGEDFLALPVRRRRVGMVFQHYALFRHMTVAQNIAFGLSVRPRAERPSKDAIRARVEELLSLVQLEGLGGRFPAQLSGGQRQRVALARALAIEPRMLLLDEPFGALDAQVRRELRRWLRELHDRAGVTTVFVTHDQEEALDLADRVAILKDGELVQLGKPAEVYENPANPFVFDFLGAACRMPGVVEAGRLTIADWETAAPKDAPAGRVEIFFRPDEVAFAPADGSGLATEVRAVSARGPDVRIDCLIEGRALELQAHGPALPAGVAPGLSLRVKPLRPRVYAA, encoded by the coding sequence ATGCCGGTGAGCTCTCGCAAAGCCGCAAGCACTGAGGCCACGCCCCTCGCGCTGGAGATCCGTGGGATCGCCAAGGCCTACGGACGGTTCCCGGCGCTGAAGGACGTGTCGCTGCAGGCGCGGGACAAGGAGTTCCTGGCGCTGCTCGGACCGTCGGGCTCGGGCAAGACGACGCTGTTGCGGGTGCTGGCCGGGTTGGAAGAACCGGACGCCGGCGAGGTGCGCTTCGGGGGCGAGGACTTCCTGGCCCTGCCGGTGCGCCGGCGGCGGGTCGGCATGGTGTTCCAGCATTACGCCCTGTTCCGGCACATGACCGTGGCCCAGAACATCGCCTTTGGCCTCAGCGTACGGCCGCGCGCCGAGCGCCCCTCCAAGGACGCGATCCGCGCGCGGGTCGAGGAGCTCCTGTCGCTGGTCCAGCTCGAGGGGCTCGGCGGGCGCTTCCCGGCCCAGCTCTCTGGCGGCCAGCGCCAGCGCGTGGCCCTCGCCCGAGCGCTGGCGATCGAACCCAGGATGCTGCTGCTCGACGAGCCGTTCGGGGCGCTGGACGCCCAGGTTCGCCGCGAGCTGCGCCGCTGGCTGCGGGAGCTGCATGACCGGGCCGGCGTGACCACGGTGTTCGTGACCCACGACCAGGAGGAGGCGCTCGACCTCGCCGACCGCGTGGCGATCCTCAAGGACGGGGAGCTGGTCCAGCTCGGCAAGCCGGCCGAGGTCTATGAGAACCCGGCCAACCCCTTCGTCTTCGACTTCCTGGGCGCGGCCTGCCGGATGCCGGGCGTGGTCGAGGCCGGGCGCCTGACCATCGCCGACTGGGAGACCGCCGCGCCCAAGGACGCGCCGGCCGGCCGCGTAGAGATCTTCTTCCGCCCCGACGAGGTGGCCTTCGCCCCTGCCGACGGGTCCGGGCTGGCGACTGAGGTGCGTGCGGTGAGCGCGCGGGGCCCCGACGTGCGGATCGACTGCCTGATCGAAGGACGGGCGCTGGAGCTGCAGGCCCACGGCCCGGCCCTGCCGGCGGGCGTCGCGCCTGGACTGTCGCTGCGGGTGAAGCCGCTCAGGCCTCGGGTCTACGCGGCCTAG
- a CDS encoding nucleoside-diphosphate sugar epimerase/dehydratase, translating into MAFRAQTIVADVIIAALAFSLAFAVSPLKLPTFDGLPSLTLIQLVVLYAALAGGFTMLFRRELSPWRYVSIPDALVLARVALLTAGVFLLWVFVLDRARGLPRSTLFMAPLFQMMGSMGVRVIRRALHEKAFQSFTPLKTAADRVPGAPPMLLIGPASLADTYLRDVSRTPDRAFNPVGIVGTEPRDVGQQVRGVCIIDHLENLDAALADLQRWNRYPRAVLFLEEPARLKGLTADQLGRLKNDGVRLLRLPSIVELAHHDALNLVPMREINIEELLAREPIELDRGAIGALIRGHRVLVTGAGGSIGSELCRQAAAFGCAHLTLVDFSETSLFQIERELEEHYPDVSCKAVLCDVRKAERINAVFAAEKPDLVLHAAALKHVGMVERHPCEGVLTNVIGTWNVAEAARANGAAQMVLISTDKAVDPTTTMGATKRLAEAVIQGQVSSNGTRFGVVRFGNVLGSAGSVVPIFKSQIERGGPVTVTHPEMERFFMTIPEAAQLVLHATATSAEGESREARLFILEMGEPVRIMDLAHQMIALSGRTPGKDMQIQITGLRAGEKLTEALLDETERAEPCAPKVLEVVSRSKLRITTGHLADLEALAEAGDAGAVRTAVFDLVAQIRGEKAGSSPNLRVVAGGS; encoded by the coding sequence GTGGCCTTCCGCGCGCAGACCATCGTCGCCGACGTGATCATCGCGGCGCTGGCGTTTTCGCTCGCCTTCGCCGTCTCCCCTCTGAAGCTGCCGACCTTCGACGGCCTGCCGTCGCTGACCCTCATCCAGCTCGTGGTGCTGTACGCGGCGCTGGCCGGCGGTTTCACCATGCTGTTCCGGCGCGAACTGTCGCCCTGGCGCTATGTGTCAATCCCCGACGCCCTGGTCCTGGCGCGCGTCGCCCTGCTGACCGCCGGGGTCTTCCTGCTGTGGGTGTTCGTTCTGGACCGGGCCCGGGGCCTGCCGCGGTCGACCCTGTTCATGGCGCCGCTGTTCCAGATGATGGGCTCCATGGGCGTGCGGGTGATCCGCCGGGCCCTGCACGAGAAGGCCTTCCAGTCCTTCACGCCCCTCAAGACCGCGGCCGATCGCGTGCCCGGCGCGCCGCCGATGCTGCTGATCGGCCCCGCCTCGCTGGCCGACACCTATCTGCGCGACGTCTCGCGCACCCCAGATCGCGCCTTCAATCCGGTGGGCATCGTCGGCACCGAGCCGCGCGACGTCGGCCAGCAGGTGCGCGGCGTCTGCATCATCGACCACCTCGAGAACCTCGACGCCGCCCTCGCCGACCTGCAGCGCTGGAACCGCTATCCGCGCGCCGTCCTGTTCCTCGAGGAGCCGGCGCGGCTGAAGGGGCTGACGGCCGACCAGCTCGGGCGGCTGAAGAACGACGGGGTGCGCCTGCTGCGCCTGCCCTCCATCGTCGAGCTGGCGCACCACGACGCCCTCAACCTCGTGCCCATGCGCGAGATCAACATCGAGGAGCTTCTGGCCCGCGAGCCGATCGAGCTCGACCGCGGCGCGATCGGCGCCCTGATCCGCGGCCATCGGGTCCTGGTGACCGGCGCCGGCGGCTCCATCGGCTCCGAGCTCTGCCGCCAGGCCGCGGCCTTCGGCTGCGCGCACCTGACCCTCGTCGACTTCTCCGAGACCTCGCTCTTCCAGATCGAGCGCGAACTCGAGGAGCATTACCCCGACGTCTCCTGCAAGGCGGTGCTCTGCGACGTGCGCAAGGCCGAGCGCATCAACGCCGTCTTCGCCGCCGAAAAGCCGGACCTGGTGCTGCACGCCGCGGCGCTGAAGCACGTCGGCATGGTCGAGCGTCATCCCTGCGAGGGCGTGCTGACCAACGTCATCGGCACCTGGAACGTCGCCGAGGCGGCGCGCGCCAACGGCGCGGCGCAAATGGTGCTGATCTCCACCGACAAGGCCGTCGACCCGACCACCACCATGGGCGCGACCAAGCGCCTGGCCGAGGCGGTGATCCAGGGCCAGGTTTCGTCCAACGGCACCCGCTTCGGGGTGGTGCGGTTCGGCAACGTGCTGGGCTCCGCCGGCTCGGTGGTGCCGATCTTCAAGTCGCAGATCGAGCGCGGCGGTCCCGTGACCGTCACCCATCCCGAGATGGAGCGGTTCTTCATGACCATCCCGGAGGCCGCGCAGCTCGTGCTGCACGCCACCGCCACCAGCGCCGAGGGCGAGTCCCGCGAGGCGCGCCTGTTCATCCTGGAGATGGGCGAGCCCGTCCGGATCATGGATCTTGCGCACCAGATGATCGCCCTGTCCGGCCGCACCCCGGGCAAGGACATGCAGATCCAGATCACCGGCCTGCGCGCCGGCGAGAAGCTTACCGAGGCCCTGCTCGACGAGACCGAGCGCGCCGAGCCCTGCGCCCCGAAGGTGCTGGAGGTCGTTTCGCGCTCGAAGCTGCGCATCACGACCGGTCACCTCGCCGACCTCGAAGCCCTGGCGGAGGCCGGCGACGCCGGCGCGGTGCGCACCGCGGTCTTCGATCTCGTCGCTCAGATCCGCGGCGAGAAGGCGGGGTCCAGCCCGAACCTGCGGGTCGTGGCCGGCGGCTCCTAG
- a CDS encoding TorF family putative porin translates to MKSLKLSLLAAIGALSFGAAAHAEDKPVSVTFNVGAATDYVFRGVSQTDENAQIYGGADATLGKIGYAGVWLSNVDFNNGTSMEYDLYAGIKPTVGPVALDLGVIRYGYTNQPSGPHEDYVEWKVAGSVPAGPATIGAAVYYSDDFFGETGPATYYELNGSSPIPNTKFSVSGAVGRQIVKGPLDYTTWNLGVGYAINDHIGLDLRYWDTDEHSFGSIYDSRAVLGIKATF, encoded by the coding sequence ATGAAGTCTCTTAAACTGTCGCTTCTCGCCGCCATTGGCGCTCTGTCCTTCGGCGCCGCGGCGCACGCCGAGGACAAGCCGGTCTCCGTGACCTTCAACGTCGGCGCGGCGACCGACTATGTGTTCCGGGGCGTCAGCCAGACCGACGAGAATGCGCAGATCTACGGGGGCGCCGACGCGACGCTCGGCAAGATCGGCTACGCCGGCGTGTGGCTGTCCAACGTCGATTTCAACAACGGCACGAGCATGGAGTACGACCTCTATGCCGGCATCAAGCCGACGGTGGGTCCGGTGGCCCTCGACCTCGGCGTCATCCGCTACGGCTACACCAACCAGCCCTCCGGTCCGCATGAGGACTACGTCGAGTGGAAGGTCGCGGGATCGGTGCCCGCCGGCCCGGCCACCATCGGCGCGGCGGTCTACTACTCCGATGACTTCTTCGGCGAGACGGGCCCGGCGACCTACTACGAGCTGAACGGCTCCTCGCCGATCCCGAACACCAAGTTCAGCGTCTCCGGCGCGGTGGGCCGCCAGATCGTCAAGGGTCCGCTCGACTACACCACCTGGAACCTGGGCGTCGGCTACGCCATCAACGACCACATCGGTCTCGACCTGCGCTACTGGGACACCGACGAGCACTCCTTCGGCTCGATCTACGACAGCCGCGCTGTGCTGGGCATCAAGGCCACCTTCTAA
- a CDS encoding SDR family NAD(P)-dependent oxidoreductase, whose translation MAGDDFKDFVVVVTGASTGLGRAIAVEVASRGAAAVVINYASNRADAEETARKVEAHGAKTVLVQGDVAKDEDCRRIAAAAEPFGRIDALFNNAGTTTFAAHGDLDAVSAEDFLRLYGVNVVGAFQMVRAARALLEAAPQPGAVVNTASIAGVTGIGSSVPYAASKGALNTMTLSLARALAPKIRVNAVCPGFIDTPWFGKGMGEQAAERVRANAANTTPLKVASTPEDIAVSTVFLASPHSRHVTGETLIVDAGTHLGFAALVAR comes from the coding sequence ATGGCCGGCGACGACTTCAAGGATTTCGTGGTGGTGGTGACGGGGGCCTCGACGGGCCTCGGCCGGGCAATCGCCGTGGAGGTCGCCTCGCGCGGCGCGGCCGCGGTGGTGATCAACTACGCCTCGAACCGAGCCGACGCCGAGGAGACGGCCCGCAAGGTGGAAGCTCACGGCGCCAAGACCGTCCTGGTCCAGGGCGACGTCGCCAAGGACGAGGACTGCCGCCGGATCGCAGCCGCGGCCGAGCCGTTCGGCCGCATCGACGCCCTGTTCAACAACGCCGGCACGACGACCTTCGCCGCCCACGGCGACCTCGACGCCGTGTCGGCTGAGGACTTCCTGCGGCTCTATGGGGTCAACGTCGTGGGCGCCTTCCAGATGGTGCGCGCCGCCCGCGCCCTGCTCGAAGCCGCGCCGCAGCCCGGCGCGGTGGTCAACACCGCCTCGATCGCCGGAGTCACCGGCATCGGCTCGTCGGTGCCCTACGCGGCCTCCAAGGGCGCGCTGAACACCATGACCCTGTCGCTGGCCCGCGCGCTCGCCCCCAAGATCCGGGTCAATGCGGTCTGCCCGGGCTTCATCGACACGCCCTGGTTCGGCAAGGGGATGGGCGAGCAGGCGGCCGAGCGGGTCCGCGCCAACGCCGCCAACACCACGCCGCTGAAGGTCGCCTCGACGCCCGAGGACATCGCCGTCTCGACGGTGTTCCTCGCCTCGCCCCACTCGCGGCACGTCACCGGCGAGACCCTGATCGTCGACGCCGGCACCCACCTGGGCTTCGCCGCCCTGGTCGCCCGCTGA
- the queF gene encoding preQ(1) synthase: MDETHLTQLGREARGFASPEEAVLERVPNPQKDALYLARFTVPEFTSLCPVTGQPDFAHLVIDYAPGEWLIESKSLKLYLGSFRNHGAFHEDCTVAIGRRIVETAAPRWLRIGGYWYPRGGIPIDVFWQSGPPPEGLWLPDQGVPAYRGRG, from the coding sequence ATGGACGAAACCCATCTCACCCAGCTCGGCCGGGAGGCGCGCGGGTTCGCGAGCCCGGAAGAGGCCGTGCTCGAGCGGGTCCCGAACCCGCAGAAGGACGCGCTGTACCTCGCCCGGTTCACGGTCCCGGAGTTCACCTCGCTGTGCCCGGTGACCGGCCAGCCCGACTTCGCGCACCTGGTCATCGACTACGCGCCCGGCGAGTGGCTCATCGAGTCCAAGTCGCTGAAGCTCTATCTCGGCTCGTTCCGCAACCATGGCGCGTTCCACGAGGACTGCACGGTGGCCATCGGTCGGCGGATCGTCGAGACCGCAGCCCCACGCTGGCTGCGAATTGGCGGCTATTGGTACCCGCGCGGCGGCATTCCCATAGACGTCTTCTGGCAAAGTGGCCCGCCGCCGGAAGGCTTGTGGCTGCCGGACCAAGGCGTTCCAGCATATCGGGGGCGCGGATAG
- a CDS encoding nitroreductase family protein produces MTFALPSPPDFGAPLPLEPAPEVLRFLARRRSASALTLVEPAPSAEELDQLLALAARVPDHGKLAPWRFVILEGEAKARFAARLEALAEARGDHQAAAKLGKLKVPPLAVAVIASPNLEASIPEWEQLLSAGAVCTTLLYAALAMGYGANWITDWYSYDGEASAILGLSAGERVAAFMLLGTPREPPLERERPDLAAHVSRWQG; encoded by the coding sequence GTGACGTTCGCCCTCCCCTCGCCGCCGGACTTCGGCGCGCCCTTGCCCCTGGAGCCCGCGCCCGAGGTGCTGCGCTTCCTGGCCCGCCGCCGCTCGGCCTCGGCCCTGACTCTGGTGGAGCCGGCCCCGTCGGCGGAGGAGCTCGACCAGCTCCTGGCGCTCGCCGCTCGCGTTCCTGACCACGGCAAGCTCGCTCCGTGGCGCTTCGTGATCCTAGAGGGCGAGGCCAAGGCGCGCTTCGCCGCCCGCCTGGAGGCCCTCGCCGAGGCCCGCGGCGACCACCAGGCGGCCGCCAAGCTCGGCAAGCTGAAGGTTCCCCCTCTGGCGGTGGCGGTGATCGCTTCGCCCAACCTGGAGGCTTCGATCCCCGAGTGGGAGCAGCTGCTCTCGGCGGGCGCGGTCTGCACCACCCTGCTCTACGCGGCCCTGGCCATGGGCTACGGGGCCAACTGGATCACCGACTGGTATTCCTACGACGGCGAGGCGAGCGCGATCCTCGGCCTCTCGGCGGGGGAGCGGGTGGCGGCGTTCATGCTGCTCGGCACGCCGCGCGAGCCGCCGCTCGAGCGCGAGCGCCCCGACCTCGCCGCCCACGTCAGCCGCTGGCAGGGGTAG